From Citricoccus sp. SGAir0253, a single genomic window includes:
- a CDS encoding replication-associated recombination protein A: MSDLFSALGAGEPDEAGDEPGRSRPGAPLAVRMRPRTVDEVVGQRHLLHPGSPLRTLAEGATGAGRGAGPSSLILYGPPGTGKTTLAHVIARGPGRTFVELSAISSGVKDVRAVMDQALTDRDLYGRTTVLFLDEIHRFNKAQQDALLPGVENRWVVLVAATTENPSFSVVAPLLSRSLVLTLKPLTDADIGGLLDRAVADERGLGGTVSLSAEAREYLVRMAQGDARRALTTLEASAGVALDRSAPAADGAGGDGVPEVTVEDAAQAMDRAVLRYDKAGDQHYDVISAFIKSIRGSDVDAALHYLARMLEAGEDPRFIARRLIISASEDIGMADPTALQTAVAAAQAVQLIGMPEGRLVLAEAVVHLATAPKSNASYTAINEAVADVRAGRSGEVPPHLRDAHYPGAAALGHGRGYVYSHDAPHGVARQQYAPDPLVGRDYYRPTRNGVERTLGDRVQGLRSIIRGTPPPARPAPASGAGASPSADTATDAAAGDAGRD; the protein is encoded by the coding sequence GTGAGTGATCTGTTCAGTGCCCTGGGCGCCGGCGAGCCGGACGAGGCCGGCGACGAGCCCGGCCGCTCCCGTCCCGGCGCCCCCCTGGCGGTGCGGATGCGCCCGCGCACCGTGGACGAGGTGGTCGGCCAGCGCCACCTGCTGCACCCCGGCTCGCCCCTGCGCACGCTCGCCGAGGGCGCGACCGGCGCCGGCCGGGGCGCGGGGCCGTCGTCGCTGATCCTCTACGGCCCGCCCGGCACGGGCAAGACGACCCTCGCCCACGTCATCGCCCGCGGCCCCGGGCGGACCTTCGTGGAGCTGTCCGCCATCAGCTCCGGGGTCAAGGACGTGCGGGCGGTCATGGACCAGGCCCTCACCGACCGCGACCTCTACGGGCGGACCACCGTCCTGTTCCTCGACGAGATCCACCGCTTCAACAAGGCCCAGCAGGACGCGCTGCTGCCGGGCGTGGAGAACCGCTGGGTCGTGCTCGTCGCCGCCACCACCGAGAACCCCTCCTTCTCCGTCGTCGCGCCCCTGCTCTCCCGGTCCCTGGTGCTCACGCTCAAGCCGCTCACGGACGCGGACATCGGCGGGCTGCTGGACCGGGCGGTGGCGGACGAGCGCGGGCTGGGCGGCACCGTCTCGCTCTCGGCCGAGGCGCGCGAGTACCTCGTCCGGATGGCCCAGGGCGACGCGCGGCGCGCCCTGACCACCCTCGAGGCCAGCGCCGGCGTGGCCCTGGACCGGTCCGCCCCCGCGGCGGACGGGGCGGGCGGGGACGGCGTCCCCGAGGTCACCGTGGAGGACGCCGCCCAGGCGATGGACCGCGCGGTGCTGCGCTACGACAAGGCCGGCGACCAGCACTACGACGTCATCAGCGCCTTCATCAAGTCGATCCGCGGCTCGGACGTGGACGCCGCCCTGCACTACCTGGCGCGCATGCTGGAGGCGGGGGAGGACCCGCGGTTCATCGCCCGCCGGCTGATCATCTCGGCCTCCGAGGACATCGGCATGGCCGACCCCACGGCCCTGCAGACGGCGGTGGCCGCGGCCCAGGCCGTGCAGCTCATCGGGATGCCCGAGGGTCGGCTGGTGCTCGCCGAGGCCGTGGTGCACCTGGCCACGGCACCCAAGTCCAACGCCTCGTACACGGCCATCAACGAGGCGGTCGCGGACGTGCGCGCCGGCCGCTCCGGGGAGGTGCCGCCGCACCTGCGGGACGCGCACTATCCCGGGGCCGCGGCGCTCGGCCACGGCCGGGGCTACGTGTACTCCCACGACGCCCCGCACGGCGTGGCCCGCCAGCAGTACGCCCCGGACCCCCTGGTGGGCCGGGACTACTACCGGCCCACGCGCAACGGGGTGGAGCGCACCCTGGGCGACCGCGTCCAGGGGCTGCGCTCGATCATCCGCGGCACCCCGCCGCCCGCGCGCCCCGCCCCCGCGTCCGGGGCCGGGGCTTCGCCGTCCGCGGACACCGCCACGGACGCGGCCGCGGGGGACGCCGGCCGGGACTAG
- the dtd gene encoding D-aminoacyl-tRNA deacylase — MRALLQRATSASVAVDGQVVSRLDRAGLVVLLGVCGEDTAEEADLLARKVAQLRVLEDERSLLDADAPALVVSQFTLYGEVRRGRRPSWSRAARGERAEPLYERFADRLAAEGVEVHRGAFGAHMEVALVNSGPFTVWVDTDDLAAPRRG, encoded by the coding sequence ATGAGAGCCCTGCTGCAGCGTGCCACGTCCGCCTCCGTCGCGGTCGACGGGCAGGTGGTGTCCCGGCTGGACCGGGCCGGGCTCGTGGTGCTCCTCGGGGTGTGCGGCGAGGACACCGCCGAGGAGGCGGACCTGCTGGCCCGCAAGGTGGCGCAGCTGCGCGTGCTCGAGGACGAGCGCTCGCTCTTGGACGCGGACGCCCCGGCGCTCGTGGTCAGCCAGTTCACCCTGTACGGGGAGGTCCGCCGGGGGCGCCGGCCGTCCTGGTCCCGGGCGGCGCGGGGCGAGCGGGCGGAGCCGCTCTACGAGCGGTTCGCGGACCGCCTCGCGGCGGAGGGGGTGGAGGTCCACCGCGGCGCCTTCGGCGCCCACATGGAGGTCGCGCTCGTGAACTCGGGCCCGTTCACCGTGTGGGTGGACACCGACGACCTGGCGGCGCCGCGCCGGGGCTGA
- a CDS encoding shikimate dehydrogenase, whose protein sequence is MADPAGLRAGVLGHPIGHSRSPVLHAAAYATLGLDIDYRAHDVTPGQLAGFMGSLGDADGPAPGEWLGLSVTMPLKGEMVRFMHRLSPRVERLGVLNTVVRDADGTLTGHNTDVDGIVEALGFAGFRRDPAGGRLGVLGGGGTAAAAIAAADRMGLDGVDLFVRTPARAAGQADLARALDLDAAIRPLAEFPTAAPGFRAVVATLPPRAADPVAGALEGASASGPAGADALPPLLDAAYDPWPSALATAWRHRGGQVVSGLEMLLYQAVEQVRLFTERLRTDGTGADWPAVTDAMARSVGLPAR, encoded by the coding sequence GTGGCTGACCCGGCCGGGCTGCGGGCGGGGGTGCTCGGCCACCCGATCGGGCACTCCCGCTCCCCGGTGCTGCACGCCGCGGCCTACGCGACGCTGGGCCTGGACATCGACTACCGCGCCCACGACGTCACGCCCGGGCAGCTGGCCGGGTTCATGGGCTCGCTGGGGGACGCGGACGGGCCGGCGCCCGGGGAGTGGCTCGGGCTGTCCGTGACCATGCCGCTCAAGGGCGAGATGGTCCGGTTCATGCACCGGCTCTCGCCGCGCGTGGAGCGGCTCGGCGTGCTCAACACGGTCGTGCGGGACGCGGACGGGACGCTCACGGGACACAACACGGACGTGGACGGCATCGTCGAGGCCCTCGGTTTCGCCGGGTTCCGCCGGGACCCGGCCGGCGGGCGCCTGGGCGTCCTCGGCGGCGGCGGGACCGCCGCGGCGGCCATCGCCGCCGCGGACCGGATGGGCCTGGACGGCGTGGACCTCTTCGTGCGCACCCCCGCCCGCGCCGCCGGGCAGGCGGACCTGGCGCGCGCGCTGGACCTGGACGCCGCCATCCGGCCCCTCGCCGAGTTCCCGACGGCGGCCCCGGGGTTCCGAGCCGTCGTCGCCACCCTGCCCCCGCGCGCCGCCGACCCGGTGGCCGGGGCGCTCGAGGGGGCCTCGGCCTCCGGGCCGGCGGGTGCCGACGCGCTGCCCCCGCTGCTGGACGCGGCCTACGACCCCTGGCCCTCCGCGCTGGCCACGGCGTGGCGGCACCGCGGCGGCCAGGTGGTGAGCGGACTGGAGATGCTGCTGTACCAGGCGGTCGAGCAGGTGCGGCTGTTCACCGAGCGCCTGCGGACGGACGGCACCGGGGCCGATTGGCCGGCCGTCACCGACGCGATGGCGCGCTCCGTGGGCCTGCCCGCCCGCTAG
- a CDS encoding general stress protein, which produces MSTPAHDPARRLVPNTAEVDYRILRTVATYDEAQELVDRLSDGGFPVEKARIVGTGLRSVEQVTGRLTTGRAAARGALSGLWFGLMIGILFLLLAPSAGWATILLMTLGFGAVWGAIFGALGHAATRGRRDFSSVQVMEAESYDVLVEASHVAQAAQVADGRPMPEAPQA; this is translated from the coding sequence ATGTCCACTCCTGCCCACGACCCCGCCCGCCGCCTCGTGCCGAACACGGCCGAGGTCGACTACCGGATCCTGCGGACCGTCGCCACGTACGACGAGGCCCAGGAGCTGGTCGACCGGCTCTCGGACGGTGGCTTCCCGGTGGAGAAGGCCCGGATCGTCGGCACGGGGCTGCGGTCCGTCGAGCAGGTCACCGGCCGCCTGACCACGGGCCGCGCCGCCGCGCGGGGCGCGCTGAGCGGCCTGTGGTTCGGCCTGATGATCGGCATCCTGTTCCTCCTCCTCGCCCCGAGCGCCGGCTGGGCCACGATCCTGCTGATGACGCTCGGCTTCGGCGCGGTGTGGGGCGCGATCTTCGGGGCGCTCGGCCACGCGGCCACGCGCGGGCGCCGCGACTTCTCCTCCGTGCAGGTCATGGAGGCGGAGTCCTACGACGTCCTCGTGGAGGCCAGCCACGTGGCCCAGGCCGCCCAGGTGGCCGACGGCCGGCCGATGCCGGAGGCCCCGCAGGCATAG
- the aroC gene encoding chorismate synthase yields MVRWLTAGESHGPALVGIIEGLPAGIPLTTAMVQDALARRRLGYGRGARMKFEKDQVTLLGGVRHGSTLGSPVAIEIGNTEWPKWDKVMSADPVDADELEGLARNAALTRPRPGHADLAGMQKYGFDEARPLLERASARETAARVALGTVASSFLAQLGIRTVSHTTAVGTVSVPEEAALPTPDDVVALDADPLRCFDEPTSEAMVAEVDAAHKEGETLGGVVEVLAYGVPVGLGSHVHWDRRLDSRLSGALMGIQAIKGVEVGDGFTTAARRGTAAHDEILRGEDGHPRRATNRAGGIEGGMSTGGVVRVRAGMKPIATVPRALRTVDTATGQDTRAHHQRSDVCAVPAAGVVAEAMVALVLAQAVLEKFGGDSVAETRRNLDAFTAGLAPLPTPAAGVAADEPMGDPLQ; encoded by the coding sequence ATGGTGCGCTGGTTGACAGCGGGCGAATCACATGGGCCCGCACTCGTTGGAATCATCGAAGGGCTGCCCGCGGGCATCCCCCTGACGACCGCCATGGTCCAGGACGCCCTCGCGCGCCGCCGCCTCGGCTACGGCCGCGGGGCCCGGATGAAGTTCGAGAAGGACCAGGTCACCCTGCTCGGTGGCGTGCGGCACGGTTCCACCCTGGGCTCGCCCGTCGCCATCGAGATCGGCAACACGGAGTGGCCGAAGTGGGACAAGGTCATGTCGGCCGACCCCGTGGACGCCGACGAGCTCGAGGGCCTGGCCCGCAACGCGGCCCTCACCCGCCCCCGGCCCGGCCACGCCGACCTCGCCGGGATGCAGAAGTACGGCTTCGACGAGGCCCGCCCGCTGCTCGAGCGCGCCTCCGCGCGCGAGACCGCGGCCCGCGTGGCCCTGGGCACCGTCGCCTCCTCCTTCCTGGCCCAGTTGGGCATCCGCACCGTCTCGCACACCACCGCCGTGGGCACGGTCTCCGTGCCGGAGGAGGCGGCGCTGCCGACCCCGGACGACGTGGTCGCGCTGGACGCCGACCCGCTGCGCTGCTTCGACGAGCCCACCTCCGAGGCGATGGTCGCCGAGGTGGACGCGGCCCACAAGGAGGGCGAGACCCTCGGCGGCGTGGTGGAGGTGCTCGCCTACGGCGTGCCCGTGGGGCTCGGCAGCCACGTGCACTGGGACCGGCGGCTGGACTCGCGGCTCTCCGGCGCGCTCATGGGCATCCAGGCCATCAAGGGCGTCGAGGTCGGCGACGGCTTCACGACCGCCGCCCGCCGCGGCACCGCCGCCCACGACGAGATCCTGCGCGGCGAGGACGGCCACCCGCGGCGCGCCACGAACCGCGCCGGCGGCATCGAGGGCGGCATGAGCACCGGGGGAGTGGTCCGCGTGCGCGCCGGCATGAAGCCCATCGCCACGGTGCCGCGTGCCCTGCGCACCGTGGACACCGCCACCGGCCAGGACACCCGAGCCCACCACCAGCGCTCGGACGTGTGCGCCGTGCCCGCGGCCGGCGTGGTGGCCGAGGCCATGGTGGCCCTCGTGCTGGCCCAGGCCGTGCTCGAGAAGTTCGGCGGCGACTCCGTGGCCGAGACCCGGCGCAACCTGGACGCGTTCACGGCCGGCCTCGCGCCGCTGCCCACGCCCGCGGCCGGTGTGGCCGCCGACGAGCCCATGGGCGACCCGCTGCAGTGA
- the ruvX gene encoding Holliday junction resolvase RuvX, protein MTGPFVRGVRLGVDVGRARVGLAASDPDGILATPVRTLRRDARRGSDRRQVVREALERDAVVVYVGHPVNLQGRPTASTEDAVGYAEDLAAELARAGSRAVVRLVDERLSTVTAHRQLHEAGRAGRSHREVVDQVAAVQILEQALDMQQSLQRDAGRPVVVPGDDASDGEDVTRGRSES, encoded by the coding sequence GTGACCGGACCGTTCGTCCGGGGCGTGCGCCTGGGGGTGGACGTGGGCCGCGCCCGCGTCGGCCTCGCCGCGTCCGACCCGGACGGCATCCTGGCCACGCCCGTGCGCACGCTGCGGCGTGACGCCCGCCGCGGCTCCGACCGGCGCCAGGTGGTGCGGGAGGCCCTCGAGCGGGACGCGGTGGTCGTGTACGTGGGCCACCCCGTGAACCTGCAGGGCCGCCCCACGGCGTCCACCGAGGACGCGGTAGGGTATGCCGAGGACCTCGCCGCGGAGCTGGCGCGCGCCGGCAGCCGTGCCGTCGTCCGCCTCGTCGACGAGCGGCTGAGCACCGTCACGGCCCACCGGCAGCTCCACGAGGCCGGGCGGGCGGGCCGGTCCCACCGCGAGGTGGTGGACCAGGTGGCCGCGGTGCAGATCCTGGAGCAGGCACTTGACATGCAACAATCGCTCCAGCGGGACGCGGGCCGTCCCGTCGTCGTGCCTGGAGACGACGCGAGCGACGGAGAGGACGTGACGCGTGGCCGATCGGAGTCCTGA
- the rpsD gene encoding 30S ribosomal protein S4, which translates to MASNLRTRRTVRHSRALGIALTPKAEKYMERRPYGPGQHGRARRKADSDYSVRLKEKQRLRAQYNIREAQMRRYFEEAKRTSGLTGENLVELLEMRLDALVLRAGFARTIAQARQMVVHRHIMVDGARVDRPSFRVKEGQLIHVHSRSEKMVPFQISATGAHQEVLPAVPGYLDVEIEKLQAKLVRRPKRSEVPVTCEEQLVVEYYAR; encoded by the coding sequence GTGGCTTCCAACCTCCGTACCCGCCGCACCGTGCGCCACTCGCGCGCGCTCGGCATCGCCCTGACCCCCAAGGCCGAGAAGTACATGGAGCGCCGTCCGTACGGCCCCGGCCAGCACGGCCGTGCCCGTCGCAAGGCCGACTCCGACTACTCGGTGCGCCTCAAGGAGAAGCAGCGCCTGCGCGCGCAGTACAACATCCGCGAGGCGCAGATGCGCCGCTACTTCGAGGAGGCCAAGCGCACCTCCGGCCTGACCGGTGAGAACCTGGTCGAGCTGCTCGAGATGCGCCTGGACGCCCTCGTGCTGCGCGCCGGCTTCGCCCGCACCATCGCGCAGGCCCGCCAGATGGTCGTGCACCGCCACATCATGGTGGACGGCGCCCGCGTGGACCGCCCGTCCTTCCGCGTGAAGGAGGGCCAGCTGATCCACGTGCACTCCCGCTCCGAGAAGATGGTGCCGTTCCAGATCTCCGCCACCGGCGCCCACCAGGAGGTGCTGCCGGCCGTCCCGGGCTACCTGGACGTCGAGATCGAGAAGCTGCAGGCCAAGCTGGTCCGCCGCCCGAAGCGCTCCGAGGTCCCCGTGACCTGCGAGGAGCAGCTCGTGGTGGAGTACTACGCACGCTGA
- the mltG gene encoding endolytic transglycosylase MltG, producing MADRSPEDPRDGQSPLPDDRAAHGGPDETQDEAPRDWAAPGAGSPDGPVLEEDRREYPVPSGSHAATGGELGTVIVRPAGRKGYQTVTLNPDRARDSAKREARRRRRRRRTIALASAFGVFVLLLAGLSLAVKGLLPQLNPEDYPGPGGEEVTFTVNAGEGPLAIGGRLEDEDIVASREAFIEAVNQSRSENSIQPGEYPLKRQMKAADAASVLLREGVGQVHYVAINRGMRITEAFEAISSSTGLPVDELEEAAEDPTAFGLPEGAPSLEGYLHPGEYRFPVDAGAEEVLTLLTEPTFAALEERGVTDEEAQFRAVTIASILEAEALPKDYATVAGIIENRLHPDNPETGGYLQIDATVIYGLGTRQLQFSEEEKRDAGNEYNTYVHRGLPPGPIGAPSTAALDAAADPQQNDYYYWVTTNIETGETKFSRDYAQHRQYQEEYRRYCAENAEVCGG from the coding sequence GTGGCCGATCGGAGTCCTGAGGACCCCCGGGACGGGCAGTCGCCCCTGCCGGACGACCGGGCCGCCCACGGGGGACCCGACGAGACGCAGGACGAGGCGCCGCGGGACTGGGCGGCCCCCGGTGCCGGGTCCCCCGACGGGCCGGTGCTGGAGGAGGACCGCCGCGAGTACCCCGTGCCGTCCGGCTCGCACGCCGCGACGGGCGGCGAGCTCGGGACGGTCATCGTCCGTCCCGCCGGCCGCAAGGGCTACCAGACCGTCACCCTCAACCCGGACCGGGCACGCGACTCCGCCAAGCGGGAGGCCCGCCGTCGCCGGCGCCGCCGCCGCACCATCGCCCTGGCCTCGGCCTTCGGCGTGTTCGTCCTGCTCCTGGCCGGCCTGTCGCTGGCCGTGAAGGGGCTGCTGCCGCAATTGAACCCGGAGGACTACCCCGGCCCCGGCGGCGAGGAGGTGACCTTCACCGTCAATGCCGGCGAGGGGCCCCTGGCCATCGGCGGCCGGCTCGAGGACGAGGACATCGTCGCCAGCCGGGAGGCGTTCATCGAGGCCGTCAACCAGTCTCGCTCGGAGAACTCCATCCAGCCGGGGGAGTACCCGCTGAAGCGGCAGATGAAGGCCGCGGACGCGGCCTCCGTGCTGCTGCGCGAGGGCGTGGGCCAGGTGCACTACGTGGCCATCAACCGCGGCATGAGGATCACCGAGGCGTTCGAGGCGATCTCCTCGTCCACGGGGCTCCCCGTGGACGAGCTCGAGGAGGCCGCCGAGGACCCGACCGCCTTCGGCCTGCCGGAGGGGGCGCCGAGCCTCGAGGGGTACCTGCACCCGGGGGAGTACCGGTTCCCCGTGGACGCCGGGGCCGAGGAGGTGCTCACGCTGCTCACCGAGCCGACCTTCGCCGCCCTCGAGGAGCGCGGCGTCACGGACGAGGAGGCGCAGTTCCGCGCGGTGACCATCGCCTCGATCCTCGAGGCCGAGGCACTGCCGAAGGACTACGCCACGGTCGCGGGCATCATCGAGAACCGCCTGCACCCGGACAACCCGGAGACCGGCGGGTACCTGCAGATCGACGCGACCGTCATCTACGGCCTGGGCACCCGCCAGCTCCAGTTCTCCGAGGAGGAGAAGCGGGACGCGGGCAACGAGTACAACACGTACGTGCACCGCGGGCTGCCGCCGGGACCGATCGGCGCCCCGTCCACGGCCGCGCTCGACGCCGCCGCCGACCCCCAGCAGAACGACTACTACTACTGGGTCACGACCAACATCGAGACGGGCGAGACGAAGTTCTCCCGGGACTACGCCCAGCACCGGCAGTACCAGGAGGAGTACCGGCGGTACTGCGCCGAGAACGCCGAGGTCTGCGGTGGCTGA
- a CDS encoding shikimate kinase: protein MTPGRAVGWSPRRPIVLVGPMGSGKSTVGAALGRALGLERLDADELFEADHGPIPEYFTAHGEPAFRRAEEQVIDEALRRPGPRVLSLGGGAVLSALTRSRLAACHVVFLTVDEEVALRRLGGGEGRPVLAGDPGRTWRRILAEREGLYREVSDWTVDTTGRTAHQLAETITRLVREAETASPTPGAVHP, encoded by the coding sequence GTGACGCCCGGACGCGCCGTCGGCTGGTCCCCGCGCCGGCCGATCGTGCTCGTCGGGCCCATGGGGTCCGGCAAGTCCACGGTCGGTGCCGCCCTGGGCCGCGCCCTGGGCCTGGAGCGGCTGGACGCGGACGAGCTGTTCGAGGCCGACCACGGGCCCATCCCCGAGTACTTCACCGCCCACGGCGAGCCGGCGTTCCGCCGGGCGGAGGAGCAGGTCATCGACGAGGCCCTGCGCCGGCCCGGCCCCCGGGTGCTGTCCCTCGGGGGCGGGGCCGTGCTGAGCGCCCTCACGCGGTCCCGGCTCGCCGCCTGCCACGTGGTGTTCCTCACGGTCGACGAGGAGGTGGCACTGCGCCGCCTGGGCGGCGGGGAGGGGCGCCCCGTGCTCGCGGGGGACCCCGGCCGGACGTGGCGGCGCATCCTCGCCGAGCGCGAGGGGCTGTACCGTGAGGTGTCCGACTGGACGGTCGACACCACCGGCCGCACGGCCCACCAGCTGGCCGAGACCATCACCCGCCTCGTGCGCGAGGCGGAGACCGCATCACCCACCCCAGGAGCTGTCCATCCATGA
- the alaS gene encoding alanine--tRNA ligase, which yields MKSQEIASRWLSFFEKKDHTVVPSASLVSPDPSLLFTIAGMVPFIPYFLGQETPPYRRATTVQKCIRTADIEEVGKTVRHGTFFQMCGNFSFGDYFKEQAIPFAWELLTTPLDQGGYGLDPERLWVTVYEEDDEAERIWREEVGVPAERIQRLGKKDNYWHTGQPGPGGPDSEIFYDRGPQYGAEGGPAADDNRYMEIWNLVFMQYQLSAVRSGTDFDVAGELENKNIDTGLGLERLAMILQGVENMYETDQVRPVLDRAAALAGREYTSTEDPQDPHYADDVRLRMIADHVRSALMLITDGVVPGNEAGGYVLRRLIRRAVRAMRLMGVTDPVLPELLPVSRDAMVGTYPEIGRDFERISRIAYNEEKAFLRTITAGTARLDGAVAAARAQDAERPGISGADAFELHDTYGFPIDLTLEMAAEAGVSVDEAGFRALMTEQRDRARQDAKAKKSGHVDSSAYRVLHAEGDTVFTGYTEHTTESRIRGLLAEGQPVRSASAGQELELVLDATPFYAESGGQAADTGLITGNGFVVEVLDVQAPVKGLSVHRVRVRQGEVPAGATAVGAIDLQRRLDAQKAHTGTHLVHAALHQVLGPEATQSGSFNKEGYLRFDFRWGEAMSEMARTEVEDVSNIAIRDNYPVITREMSLADARELGAMSLFGEKYGDRVRVVEVNGAWSRELCGGTHVGATAEIGTLALLGEQSVGSGNRRVEALVGLDAFRHLATERTLVNELTSMLKVPAEQVRDRIEGTLARLKEVEKQLAALRASQLQAEAGRLADQAVEVSGVTVLAHDAGPVGSGDELRTLALDLRSRLENARGTAAGTPVVVALAGVAKDRPLVVVATSPAAREAGLRAGALVKTACGVLGGGGGGKDDVAQGGGQDVTRIADALAAVRQAVSSAAAVA from the coding sequence ATGAAGTCCCAGGAAATCGCCAGCCGCTGGCTGTCCTTCTTCGAGAAGAAGGACCACACCGTCGTCCCCTCGGCCTCGTTGGTCTCCCCGGACCCGTCCCTGCTGTTCACGATCGCCGGCATGGTCCCGTTCATCCCGTACTTCCTCGGCCAGGAGACCCCGCCGTACCGCCGCGCCACCACGGTGCAGAAGTGCATCCGCACCGCGGACATCGAGGAGGTCGGCAAGACCGTCCGCCACGGCACCTTCTTCCAGATGTGCGGCAACTTCTCCTTCGGCGACTACTTCAAGGAACAGGCCATCCCGTTCGCGTGGGAGCTGCTGACCACGCCGCTGGACCAGGGCGGCTACGGCCTCGACCCCGAGCGTCTGTGGGTCACCGTGTACGAGGAGGACGACGAGGCCGAGCGCATCTGGCGCGAGGAGGTCGGCGTGCCCGCCGAGCGGATCCAGCGCCTGGGCAAGAAGGACAACTACTGGCACACGGGCCAGCCCGGCCCGGGCGGCCCCGACTCCGAGATCTTCTACGACCGCGGCCCGCAGTACGGGGCCGAGGGCGGTCCCGCGGCGGACGACAACCGCTACATGGAGATCTGGAACCTCGTCTTCATGCAGTACCAGCTGTCCGCCGTCCGCTCCGGCACGGACTTCGACGTGGCCGGGGAGCTCGAGAACAAGAACATCGACACGGGCCTGGGCCTGGAGCGCCTGGCCATGATCCTGCAGGGCGTGGAGAACATGTACGAGACGGACCAGGTCCGTCCCGTGCTGGACCGCGCCGCCGCGCTGGCCGGCCGCGAGTACACCTCCACCGAGGACCCGCAGGACCCGCACTACGCCGACGACGTGCGGCTGCGCATGATCGCCGACCACGTCCGCTCCGCGCTGATGCTCATCACCGACGGCGTGGTCCCGGGCAACGAGGCGGGGGGCTACGTGCTGCGCCGGCTGATCCGCCGGGCCGTGCGCGCCATGCGCCTGATGGGCGTCACCGACCCGGTGCTGCCCGAGCTGCTGCCGGTCTCGCGCGACGCCATGGTGGGCACCTACCCCGAGATCGGCCGCGACTTCGAGCGGATCTCCCGGATCGCGTACAACGAGGAGAAGGCGTTCCTGCGCACCATCACCGCGGGCACCGCGCGGCTGGACGGCGCGGTCGCCGCCGCCCGCGCCCAGGACGCCGAGCGCCCGGGGATCTCCGGGGCGGACGCCTTCGAGCTGCACGACACCTACGGCTTCCCGATCGACCTGACCCTGGAGATGGCCGCCGAGGCCGGCGTCTCCGTGGACGAGGCCGGCTTCCGCGCGCTCATGACCGAGCAGCGCGACCGGGCCCGCCAGGACGCCAAGGCGAAGAAGTCCGGGCACGTGGACTCCTCGGCCTACCGGGTGCTCCACGCCGAGGGGGACACCGTCTTCACCGGCTACACCGAGCACACCACCGAGTCCCGCATCCGCGGACTGCTGGCCGAGGGCCAGCCCGTGCGGTCGGCGTCCGCCGGCCAGGAGCTGGAGCTCGTGCTGGATGCCACGCCGTTCTACGCCGAGTCCGGCGGCCAGGCCGCCGACACCGGGCTGATCACCGGGAACGGCTTCGTCGTCGAGGTCCTGGACGTCCAGGCCCCCGTGAAGGGGCTCAGCGTCCACCGCGTGCGGGTGCGCCAGGGCGAGGTGCCCGCCGGCGCCACCGCCGTCGGGGCCATCGACCTGCAGCGCCGCCTGGACGCGCAGAAGGCGCACACCGGCACGCACCTCGTGCACGCGGCGCTGCACCAGGTCCTCGGCCCGGAGGCCACCCAGTCCGGCTCCTTCAACAAGGAGGGCTACCTGCGGTTCGACTTCCGCTGGGGCGAGGCGATGTCCGAGATGGCCCGGACCGAGGTCGAGGACGTCTCCAACATCGCCATCCGGGACAACTACCCCGTGATCACCCGCGAGATGTCCCTGGCGGACGCCCGCGAGCTCGGCGCCATGAGCCTGTTCGGGGAGAAGTACGGGGACCGGGTGCGCGTCGTCGAGGTCAACGGCGCCTGGTCCCGCGAGCTGTGCGGCGGCACCCACGTCGGGGCCACCGCGGAGATCGGGACCCTGGCGCTGCTCGGCGAGCAGTCCGTCGGCTCCGGCAACCGTCGCGTCGAGGCCCTCGTGGGGCTGGACGCCTTCCGGCACCTGGCCACCGAGCGCACGCTCGTCAACGAGCTGACCAGCATGCTCAAGGTCCCGGCCGAGCAGGTGCGGGACCGCATCGAGGGCACGCTCGCCCGCCTCAAGGAGGTCGAGAAGCAGCTGGCCGCGCTGCGCGCGAGCCAGCTGCAGGCCGAGGCGGGCCGGCTCGCCGACCAGGCCGTCGAGGTCTCCGGCGTGACCGTCCTGGCCCACGACGCCGGCCCCGTCGGCTCCGGCGACGAGCTGCGGACCCTCGCCCTGGACCTGCGCTCCCGGCTCGAGAACGCCCGCGGCACCGCGGCGGGGACCCCCGTCGTCGTGGCCCTGGCCGGCGTGGCCAAGGACCGCCCGCTCGTGGTCGTGGCGACGAGCCCGGCCGCCCGCGAGGCCGGCCTGCGGGCCGGCGCGCTCGTCAAGACGGCGTGCGGCGTGCTCGGCGGCGGCGGCGGCGGCAAGGACGACGTGGCGCAGGGCGGCGGCCAGGACGTCACGCGGATCGCGGACGCCCTCGCCGCGGTCCGCCAGGCCGTGTCCTCGGCGGCCGCGGTCGCGTGA